A portion of the Homo sapiens chromosome 16, GRCh38.p14 Primary Assembly genome contains these proteins:
- the RUSF1 gene encoding RUS family member 1, which produces MADDAGLETPLCSEQFGSGEARGCRAAADGSLQWEVGGWRWWGLSRAFTVKPEGRDAGEVGASGAPSPPLSGLQAVFLPQGFPDSVSPDYLPYQLWDSVQAFASSLSGSLATQAVLLGIGVGNAKATVSAATATWLVKDSTGMLGRIVFAWWKGSKLDCNAKQWRLFADILNDVAMFLEIMAPVYPICFTMTVSTSNLAKCIVSVAGGATRAALTVHQARRNNMADVSAKDSSQETLVNLAGLLVSLLMLPLVSGCPGFSLGCFFFLTALHIYANYRAVRALVMETLNEGRLRLVLKHYLQRGEVLDPTAANRMEPLWTGFWPAPSLSLGVPLHRLVSSVFELQQLVEGHQESYLLCWDQSQNQVQVVLNQKAGPKTILRAATHGLMLGALQGDGPLPAELEELRNRVRAGPKKESWVVVKETHEVLDMLFPKFLKGLQDAGWKTEKHQLEVDEWRATWLLSPEKKVL; this is translated from the exons ATGGCTGACGACGCGGGTTTGGAGACCCCGCTGTGTTCCGAGCAGTTCGGCTCCGGGGAGGCACGGGGCTGCCGCGCCGCCGCGGACGGGAGCCTGCAGTGGGAGGTCGGGGGCTGGCGCTGGTGGGGGCTCTCCAGGGCCTTCACGGTCAAACCTGAAGGACGAGATGCGGGCGAAGTGGGGGCTTCCGGGGCCCCCTCACCGCCCCTCTCCGGGCTCCAGGCCgtgttcctgcctcagggcttCCCTGATAGCGTCAGCCCGGACTACTTGCCCTACCAGCTGTGGGATTCCGTGCAG GCGTTTGCTTCCAGCCTCTCCGGCTCCCTAGCCACCCAGGCAGTCTTGCTGGGCATAGGGGTGGGGAACGCAAAAGCCACTGTTTCAGCTGCCACGGCCACCTGGCTCGTGAAAG ATTCAACTGGCATGCTGGGCCGCATCGTCTTTGCCTGGTGGAAAGG GAGCAAACTGGACTGCAATGCCAAGCAGTGGAG GCTTTTTGCGGACATCCTCAATGACGTAGCCATGTTCCTTGAGATTATGGCTCCTGTATACCCAATCTGTTTCACCATGACCGTCTCCACCAGCAACCTAGCCAAG TGCATCGTGAGTGTTGCTGGTGGGGCCACTCGGGCTGCCCTGACCGTGCACCAGGCTCGGAGGAACAACATGGCTGACGTGTCAGCCAAGGACAGCAGCCAG GAGACGCTGGTGAACCTGGCGGGGCTCTTGGTCAGCCTCCTGATGCTCCCTCTGGTGTCAGGTTGCCCTGG CTTCAGCCTTGGATGTTTCTTCTTCCTCACTGCCCTCCACATCTACGCCAACTACCGCGCGGTCCGAGCCCTGGTCATGGAGACCTTGAACGAAGGCCGGCTCCGGCTGGTCCTGAAGCACTACCTTCAGAGGGGAGAGGTACTCGACCCAACTGCAGCCAATCGCATGGAGCCGCTGTGGACAG GTTTCTGGCCAGCTCCGTCTCTATCCCTGGGGGTCCCCTTACACCGCTTGGTCTCCAG TGTCTTTGAGCTGCAGCAGCTGGTTGAGGGGCACCAAGAATCCTACCTCCTCTGCTGGGACCAGTCACAAA ACCAGGTACAGGTAGTTCTGAACCAGAAGGCAGGCCCCAAGACCATCCTAAGGGCCGCCACACATGGGCTGATGCTTGGGGCCCTGCAGGGAGATGGACCCCTTCCAGCAGAGCTGGAGGAGCTGAGGAACCGGGTGCGGGCAG GTCCTAAGAAAGAGAGCTGGGTCGTCGTCAAGGAGACACACGAAGTGTTGGACATGCTGTTCCCAAAGTTCTTGAAAG GACTGCAGGATGCCGGCTGGAAGACCGAGAAGCACCAGCTAGAGGTGGATGAGTGGAGGGCCACATGGCTTCTGTCTCCCGAAAAGAAGGTCTTGTGA
- the RUSF1 gene encoding RUS family member 1 isoform X1 produces the protein MADDAGLETPLCSEQFGSGEARGCRAAADGSLQWEVGGWRWWGLSRAFTVKPEGRDAGEVGASGAPSPPLSGLQAVFLPQGFPDSVSPDYLPYQLWDSVQAFASSLSGSLATQAVLLGIGVGNAKATVSAATATWLVKDSTGMLGRIVFAWWKGSKLDCNAKQWRLFADILNDVAMFLEIMAPVYPICFTMTVSTSNLAKCIVSVAGGATRAALTVHQARRNNMADVSAKDSSQETLVNLAGLLVSLLMLPLVSGCPGFSLGCFFFLTALHIYANYRAVRALVMETLNEGRLRLVLKHYLQRGEVLDPTAANRMEPLWTVSLSCSSWLRGTKNPTSSAGTSHKTRYR, from the exons ATGGCTGACGACGCGGGTTTGGAGACCCCGCTGTGTTCCGAGCAGTTCGGCTCCGGGGAGGCACGGGGCTGCCGCGCCGCCGCGGACGGGAGCCTGCAGTGGGAGGTCGGGGGCTGGCGCTGGTGGGGGCTCTCCAGGGCCTTCACGGTCAAACCTGAAGGACGAGATGCGGGCGAAGTGGGGGCTTCCGGGGCCCCCTCACCGCCCCTCTCCGGGCTCCAGGCCgtgttcctgcctcagggcttCCCTGATAGCGTCAGCCCGGACTACTTGCCCTACCAGCTGTGGGATTCCGTGCAG GCGTTTGCTTCCAGCCTCTCCGGCTCCCTAGCCACCCAGGCAGTCTTGCTGGGCATAGGGGTGGGGAACGCAAAAGCCACTGTTTCAGCTGCCACGGCCACCTGGCTCGTGAAAG ATTCAACTGGCATGCTGGGCCGCATCGTCTTTGCCTGGTGGAAAGG GAGCAAACTGGACTGCAATGCCAAGCAGTGGAG GCTTTTTGCGGACATCCTCAATGACGTAGCCATGTTCCTTGAGATTATGGCTCCTGTATACCCAATCTGTTTCACCATGACCGTCTCCACCAGCAACCTAGCCAAG TGCATCGTGAGTGTTGCTGGTGGGGCCACTCGGGCTGCCCTGACCGTGCACCAGGCTCGGAGGAACAACATGGCTGACGTGTCAGCCAAGGACAGCAGCCAG GAGACGCTGGTGAACCTGGCGGGGCTCTTGGTCAGCCTCCTGATGCTCCCTCTGGTGTCAGGTTGCCCTGG CTTCAGCCTTGGATGTTTCTTCTTCCTCACTGCCCTCCACATCTACGCCAACTACCGCGCGGTCCGAGCCCTGGTCATGGAGACCTTGAACGAAGGCCGGCTCCGGCTGGTCCTGAAGCACTACCTTCAGAGGGGAGAGGTACTCGACCCAACTGCAGCCAATCGCATGGAGCCGCTGTGGACAG TGTCTTTGAGCTGCAGCAGCTGGTTGAGGGGCACCAAGAATCCTACCTCCTCTGCTGGGACCAGTCACAAA ACCAGGTACAGGTAG